One Gemmatimonadota bacterium DNA window includes the following coding sequences:
- a CDS encoding RNB domain-containing ribonuclease has protein sequence MKSTGYPPAVNSLDFDPARAQDKCMKTRVFKRLESERKEHSVHIGDLIIFRHRGDIQIGMLQAVSRKKLKVATSANRVMDISTDPIVRYTDIRVRDLPEMLAVRREIEDQALSLDLEEVWDILKDDPTVFTSEDIGELYWGEPGSPEQRAAMQLHLSRQCLYFCERDNGFTSRTTDQVRSILDKEARQRAVSTEREGFDRWLADETQQDLQSLTNRQKRWLSHLRDYVIQGDEYAAIDQVRSLLKEMPTLAGGDPQRSVFEVMVRKGFWDEDENLDLLRYEIPTEFSDEVLEYAAACRSSESGREDLTGLPILSIDDASTQDIDDALSAERTEDGYRIGVHITDVADLVPRDSVLDLAARERMSSVYLPDRHIPMLPANLSQDHCALLEGERRCAISFFFTLSSDFELLDSLIMPSLIVNRARLSYDEANRLLGTIEQPYAEVLQILNQAVDVFYQRRIDQGAVDLERSVVSIKVDGEKRIRIVLRDTSTRSEHIVSELMILANRTAAAYLAGRDIPAIYRTQAETDLGDLEQAEHDAVWRFLVLRRMKPLELSLKSRPHATLGVDTYCQITSPIRRYADLVLQRQLRTALAEGPPAYDADEMMDELSALERSRILNKIQARREWYWLLKHLEQQKDVHIRAIVLETRERNILVEFPDFGTRMAVKVEGRPSPGEEIMLSPVAIDPWSGTLRLRQITDQS, from the coding sequence ATGAAGTCAACCGGTTACCCGCCGGCCGTGAATTCGCTTGACTTCGACCCGGCCCGGGCACAGGATAAATGTATGAAAACACGCGTGTTCAAACGGCTTGAATCCGAAAGGAAAGAGCACTCCGTGCATATCGGCGACCTGATCATCTTCCGTCATCGCGGGGACATTCAGATCGGTATGCTCCAGGCGGTTTCCAGGAAGAAACTCAAGGTGGCGACCTCCGCTAACCGGGTCATGGACATCTCCACGGACCCCATCGTGCGGTATACCGATATCCGGGTCCGCGACCTTCCGGAAATGCTGGCCGTCCGGCGGGAAATCGAGGACCAGGCCCTTTCCTTAGACCTTGAAGAGGTCTGGGACATCCTCAAGGACGATCCCACCGTATTCACTTCGGAAGACATCGGTGAATTGTACTGGGGCGAACCCGGTTCGCCCGAGCAGCGGGCGGCCATGCAGCTGCACCTGAGCCGCCAGTGCCTGTACTTCTGCGAACGGGACAACGGCTTCACGTCCCGCACGACCGACCAGGTCAGAAGCATCCTGGACAAAGAGGCCCGCCAGCGCGCCGTGAGCACTGAGCGGGAAGGGTTCGACCGCTGGCTCGCGGACGAAACGCAACAGGACCTTCAGTCCCTGACGAACCGCCAGAAGCGCTGGTTGTCCCACCTCCGGGATTACGTCATTCAGGGCGACGAATATGCCGCGATCGACCAGGTGCGCAGCCTGCTGAAGGAAATGCCCACCCTGGCCGGCGGCGATCCGCAGCGATCGGTTTTCGAAGTCATGGTACGAAAGGGGTTCTGGGACGAAGACGAAAATCTCGATCTGCTGCGTTACGAGATTCCGACCGAGTTTTCCGACGAGGTCCTCGAATACGCCGCGGCCTGCCGATCCTCCGAATCCGGCCGGGAAGACCTGACCGGGTTGCCGATCCTGTCGATTGACGATGCATCCACCCAGGATATAGACGACGCTCTCTCCGCGGAACGGACCGAGGACGGCTACCGGATCGGCGTGCATATCACCGACGTGGCGGACCTCGTGCCCCGGGATTCGGTCCTGGACCTCGCGGCGCGGGAAAGGATGTCGTCCGTCTACCTGCCGGACCGGCACATACCCATGCTGCCCGCCAACCTCTCCCAGGACCACTGTGCGTTGCTCGAGGGCGAACGGCGCTGTGCCATCAGTTTCTTCTTCACGCTGTCTTCGGACTTCGAGCTGCTGGACTCCCTGATCATGCCGTCCCTGATCGTCAACCGGGCGAGGCTGTCCTACGACGAAGCCAACCGGCTGCTGGGTACGATCGAGCAACCCTACGCCGAAGTGCTGCAGATCCTGAACCAGGCGGTGGACGTCTTCTACCAGCGTCGCATCGACCAGGGCGCGGTCGACCTGGAACGCAGCGTAGTCTCGATCAAGGTGGACGGCGAGAAGCGTATCCGGATCGTGCTTCGGGACACTTCCACAAGGTCCGAACACATCGTGTCGGAACTGATGATCCTCGCCAACCGGACCGCCGCGGCGTACCTGGCCGGCCGCGACATACCCGCGATCTACCGTACCCAGGCCGAGACCGACCTGGGCGACCTGGAGCAGGCCGAGCACGACGCAGTCTGGCGCTTCCTGGTACTGAGAAGAATGAAGCCTCTCGAACTCAGCCTGAAGTCCCGTCCGCACGCCACGCTGGGCGTAGACACCTACTGCCAGATCACGTCGCCGATCCGGCGGTACGCCGACCTGGTCCTTCAGCGGCAGTTGCGGACGGCCCTGGCGGAAGGCCCCCCGGCCTACGACGCCGATGAAATGATGGATGAACTGTCCGCCCTCGAACGCAGCAGGATACTTAACAAGATCCAGGCCAGGCGGGAATGGTACTGGTTGCTCAAGCACCTAGAGCAACAGAAAGACGTCCACATCAGGGCGATCGTCCTCGAGACGCGGGAACGGAACATCCTGGTCGAATTTCCGGATTTCGGAACGAGGATGGCGGTCAAGGTGGAGGGCAGGCCTTCACCGGGTGAAGAAATCATGTTGAGTCCCGTCGCAATCGACCCGTGGTCGGGAACGCTGAGATTGCGGCAGATTACAGATCAATCCTGA
- a CDS encoding glycosyltransferase, translating to MESTILPVSVVIPTYNREDRLPSAIRSVLEQTAPPAEIIVVDDGSTDGTPALVRTFPGVRFRRQENQGVSAARNHGISAAKHDWIALLDSDDEWLPRKLERQWSALERDPRFRFCHTDEIWIRKGRRVNPMKKHAKHGGHIFHHCLPLCVISPSSALIHRDLFERFGMFDPELPVCEDYDLWLRICAREPVLYVDEPLLLKYGGHEDQLSRAYWGMDRFRIRALEKLIQSGAVEGEALTAALDTLYLKIDIYAAGAEKRRRFEEADRYRDKKRRYAVTLASLAGYAGSAGD from the coding sequence GTCGGCGATCCGGTCCGTCCTGGAACAGACCGCGCCACCAGCCGAGATCATCGTGGTCGACGACGGTTCGACGGACGGTACCCCCGCCCTCGTCCGCACTTTTCCCGGCGTGCGGTTCCGTCGCCAGGAAAACCAGGGGGTGAGCGCGGCCAGAAATCACGGCATCAGCGCGGCGAAACACGATTGGATCGCCTTGCTCGATTCCGACGACGAATGGCTTCCCCGCAAGTTGGAAAGACAGTGGAGCGCGCTTGAACGGGATCCGCGGTTCAGGTTCTGCCACACCGATGAGATCTGGATCCGCAAGGGCAGGCGGGTCAATCCCATGAAGAAACACGCCAAGCACGGCGGTCACATCTTCCATCATTGTCTGCCCCTGTGCGTCATCTCCCCTTCTTCCGCGCTGATACATCGTGATCTGTTCGAGCGCTTCGGCATGTTCGACCCGGAGCTGCCGGTCTGCGAAGACTACGATCTGTGGCTGCGGATCTGCGCGCGGGAACCCGTGCTCTACGTGGACGAACCCCTGCTGCTGAAGTACGGCGGCCACGAGGACCAGTTGTCGCGCGCGTACTGGGGCATGGACCGTTTCCGCATACGCGCGCTGGAGAAGCTGATTCAAAGCGGCGCGGTGGAAGGCGAGGCCCTGACCGCCGCCCTGGATACCCTGTACCTGAAAATCGACATATACGCCGCCGGCGCGGAAAAGCGGAGAAGGTTCGAGGAGGCCGATCGCTACCGGGACAAGAAACGGCGTTACGCGGTCACCCTGGCCAGCCTGGCCGGCTACGCTGGGTCAGCGGGCGACTGA
- a CDS encoding VOC family protein yields MSLVKIRSLEHVAVAYRDTDAAAKWYCDVLGFEIALKFNNPGNDANFYFVRDPAGTCFIEIISMPEGDDTQLADIRTAHVHIAFNVDDMDEAVSVLESKGVKLEGPPVRAGQNILLFFRDPEGAPLQLVQRAKPL; encoded by the coding sequence ATTTCCTTGGTAAAGATACGTTCACTGGAGCATGTAGCCGTGGCCTACCGGGACACGGACGCCGCGGCGAAATGGTACTGCGACGTGCTGGGCTTCGAAATCGCGCTCAAGTTCAACAACCCGGGGAACGACGCGAATTTCTACTTCGTTCGCGATCCCGCCGGCACCTGTTTCATCGAGATCATTTCCATGCCCGAAGGAGATGACACGCAACTCGCCGACATCCGGACCGCCCACGTGCATATCGCCTTCAACGTGGATGACATGGACGAAGCTGTTTCCGTGCTGGAATCGAAGGGGGTTAAGCTGGAAGGTCCGCCGGTCCGGGCCGGGCAGAACATCCTGCTCTTCTTCCGCGATCCGGAAGGCGCGCCGCTGCAACTGGTGCAACGGGCGAAGCCGCTCTGA
- a CDS encoding TonB-dependent receptor, with protein MNALYARRHIICDLSITDDCIELERNWMSMKRIALLIILLCGLVPGSALAVTSGKITGFVRDAATGDPLAGVTVRVEGTESRAVSGLNGEYFILNVPVGAYRLEVQMIGYLPVRTQVLTVNSDRTTRIDFELETTMLDLAEPVTITARRTSVRSDLTASSELIVPREIESLPVTDLSDLIFLQNGVVRDAEGGLHVRGGRANEISYYVDGATLEDPLLGGMGTHIPLASVEELVVNRGGFNAQYGEAMSGVVNIVTREGSGPLSGTFRVATTLQSQYDLEAGSYDETAAGRGGRLEGTLSGALPWFGNRGGYFLSGQVLSDGHHIPHNSRSLATVAGNLVFKPYPLMKLKISGHYFRQRHFQYDHRNQNGLSYDFNPDGLPERQAGSQALNLSVSQNISPRLFYTARFYRYATNSILFPTMLADRYWSEWPGYSVDDHGQYNGSIYESTQLPSDRYEGLPFTEGNDFFPLYRDARATYYGVRADLSGQATYWNQVRAGVEAQWYRLDWNERSFLQAVPQGQRYIVNPVEGALYFQNRVELSRLIVDAGLRMDYLDTSQRFFVDLPSGQAAQRDNSTKLRLSPRLGVSHSFTPRSLLRFNYGYFYQPPEFRHAYTNLRRDFSGESPRLGNPDLAPQKTVAYEFGLEHMLSGDVRVGFTASYKTISNLTSTAQVQYPGGMYYIFNNADFGSVRSVELIVKRDVTRMVSGSFNYTYSIARGSASTPQEHAEQARPTGSADPAERGYFPLAFDQRHTMKAVVNVLAPETVQKRILGVPLRGWGMSLVGYFGSGLPYTPTNALRERTEIERNQARLPAFANLDLRLRKRFRAGRLAYTVFSEVRNVFDRRNVVSVYANTGRPGDDGYTLESFTGRSNEFVRLRRLLSLDPQQYAPPREIRFGFEIGF; from the coding sequence ATGAACGCCCTGTACGCCCGTCGGCATATTATTTGCGACCTGTCAATAACGGATGATTGTATCGAACTCGAGAGAAACTGGATGTCTATGAAGCGCATCGCTTTGCTGATCATTCTTTTGTGCGGACTCGTCCCGGGTTCCGCCCTGGCCGTCACCTCCGGCAAGATCACGGGGTTTGTACGGGACGCGGCTACCGGTGATCCGCTGGCCGGCGTCACGGTACGCGTAGAGGGTACCGAATCACGGGCCGTTTCCGGCTTGAACGGGGAGTATTTCATCCTCAACGTCCCCGTAGGCGCGTACCGGCTTGAAGTACAGATGATCGGCTACCTGCCCGTCCGCACCCAGGTGCTTACCGTCAACAGCGACCGCACCACGAGGATCGACTTCGAGCTGGAAACGACCATGCTCGACCTGGCAGAACCCGTTACCATCACCGCGCGGAGGACGTCCGTCCGGTCGGACCTGACCGCTTCGAGTGAATTGATCGTCCCCCGGGAAATCGAGTCCTTGCCCGTAACGGACCTGTCGGACCTGATCTTTCTCCAGAACGGGGTGGTCCGCGACGCCGAGGGCGGTCTGCACGTGCGGGGCGGCCGGGCGAACGAGATCTCCTACTACGTGGACGGCGCCACCCTGGAGGATCCCCTGCTGGGCGGCATGGGTACGCATATACCCCTGGCTTCGGTCGAGGAACTGGTCGTCAACCGGGGCGGCTTCAACGCGCAGTACGGGGAGGCCATGTCGGGTGTCGTCAATATCGTGACCCGTGAGGGAAGCGGTCCCCTGTCGGGTACCTTCAGGGTCGCGACGACGCTGCAGTCCCAGTACGACCTGGAAGCGGGGAGTTACGACGAAACCGCGGCGGGACGGGGAGGGCGCCTGGAGGGGACGCTCAGTGGCGCGCTGCCCTGGTTCGGGAACCGTGGCGGCTATTTCCTTTCAGGCCAGGTCCTGAGCGACGGGCACCATATCCCCCACAACAGCCGTTCGCTGGCCACGGTGGCGGGAAACCTGGTGTTCAAGCCCTATCCCCTCATGAAGCTGAAGATCAGCGGTCACTACTTCCGCCAGCGCCATTTCCAGTATGACCATCGCAATCAGAACGGGCTTTCCTACGATTTCAATCCGGACGGACTTCCGGAAAGACAGGCCGGCAGCCAGGCGCTCAACCTGTCGGTCAGCCAGAACATCAGTCCGCGACTCTTCTATACCGCACGGTTTTACAGATATGCCACCAACAGCATCCTGTTTCCCACCATGCTGGCGGACAGATACTGGTCGGAGTGGCCGGGCTATTCGGTGGACGATCATGGTCAATACAACGGATCGATCTACGAGTCCACCCAGTTGCCGTCCGATCGATACGAGGGACTGCCGTTCACGGAAGGCAACGACTTCTTCCCGCTGTACCGGGACGCCCGGGCAACCTATTACGGCGTAAGGGCGGACCTGAGCGGGCAGGCTACCTACTGGAACCAGGTCCGGGCGGGCGTCGAAGCGCAGTGGTACCGGCTGGACTGGAACGAGCGGTCGTTCCTGCAGGCCGTACCGCAGGGGCAGCGATACATCGTCAATCCCGTGGAAGGCGCCCTGTACTTTCAGAACAGGGTGGAGTTGAGCCGGTTGATCGTGGACGCCGGGCTCCGGATGGATTACCTGGACACGAGCCAGCGGTTTTTCGTCGATCTACCGTCGGGCCAGGCCGCGCAACGGGACAACTCGACCAAGTTACGGCTTAGCCCGCGTCTGGGCGTTTCCCATTCCTTCACGCCGCGTAGCCTGCTCCGGTTCAATTACGGATACTTCTACCAGCCGCCGGAGTTCCGGCATGCCTATACGAACCTGCGGCGCGACTTCAGCGGCGAATCCCCGCGCCTGGGGAATCCCGACCTGGCCCCCCAGAAGACCGTGGCCTATGAGTTCGGCCTCGAGCATATGCTGTCCGGGGACGTCCGCGTCGGGTTCACGGCATCCTACAAGACCATCTCCAACCTGACGTCGACGGCGCAGGTCCAGTATCCCGGCGGGATGTATTACATCTTCAACAACGCGGACTTCGGTTCCGTGCGCAGCGTGGAACTGATCGTGAAACGGGACGTGACGCGCATGGTTTCCGGGTCCTTCAACTACACCTACTCCATCGCCCGGGGAAGCGCGTCCACGCCCCAGGAGCACGCGGAGCAGGCCAGGCCGACCGGCTCCGCCGATCCCGCGGAGAGAGGCTATTTCCCGCTCGCCTTCGACCAGCGTCATACCATGAAAGCCGTGGTGAACGTGCTCGCGCCCGAAACCGTGCAGAAGCGCATACTGGGCGTACCGCTGAGGGGATGGGGGATGTCCCTGGTCGGTTATTTCGGCAGCGGCCTGCCCTACACGCCGACCAACGCCCTGCGCGAACGGACGGAAATCGAGCGGAACCAGGCGCGCCTGCCGGCCTTCGCCAACCTCGACTTGCGCCTGAGGAAGCGCTTCAGGGCCGGCCGGCTCGCCTACACGGTGTTCTCGGAAGTCCGGAACGTGTTCGACCGCCGGAACGTCGTCAGCGTTTACGCCAACACGGGCCGTCCGGGGGACGATGGATATACCCTGGAGTCGTTTACGGGCCGGTCGAATGAGTTTGTCCGGCTGCGGCGCCTTTTGAGCCTGGATCCCCAGCAGTACGCCCCGCCCCGGGAAATCCGGTTCGGTTTCGAAATCGGTTTCTGA